The Paucidesulfovibrio gracilis DSM 16080 genome window below encodes:
- a CDS encoding TolB family protein, with protein sequence MSCSTASAAPSAEEMQRALDTHTGFMESLEILNPLDQAAYPPDFAPPLVAWEPSGFAQEHWLVRVELKDRSVLAASGQPFWRMDQDTWDAVRALAVKQPVRIHVTSFDGDRPAALGETRLSVAPDPFDARVLVQRIPVPFLHAQDNPGLSRWLLDDPTTLEPPVTVLSEMPHCGNCHTVSGNGKVFGMDIDLHGDKGGYALTDMDRDLRLGPDQFISWSRYKPDQPRRSMGLFTKLSTDGRFAVTTVKEKSFFIPIDHVTYSQLFFPIRGHLAYYDRQTGTMAALPGADREDRVQTSPALSPDGKWLVFAGAPLNQELLDAIGDRKFLPANGRYIDELNDLYPYQFDLYRMPFDQGRGGEPQPLAGASANGMSNYFPRYSPDGRWVVYCRAPTGLVQQPDSELWIVPAQGGQARRLACNTEPFNSWHSFTPNGRWIVFSAKQVSVFTQIYAAHLDEQGRASRPVLLDALAEHGAAFIIPEAVPADIPLRSIRIDVPAPDTTS encoded by the coding sequence TTGTCCTGTTCCACCGCGTCCGCCGCTCCCTCCGCCGAGGAAATGCAGCGCGCTCTGGATACGCATACAGGGTTCATGGAATCCCTGGAGATTCTCAATCCGCTGGATCAGGCCGCGTATCCGCCGGATTTCGCCCCGCCGCTCGTGGCCTGGGAACCGAGCGGTTTTGCTCAGGAACACTGGCTGGTACGCGTGGAGCTGAAGGATCGGTCCGTGCTGGCGGCCAGCGGGCAACCGTTCTGGCGTATGGACCAGGATACCTGGGACGCGGTGCGCGCCCTGGCCGTGAAACAGCCCGTGCGCATCCATGTGACCTCCTTTGACGGTGACCGGCCCGCGGCCCTGGGCGAGACCCGGCTGAGCGTGGCCCCGGACCCCTTTGACGCCCGGGTGCTGGTGCAGCGCATTCCCGTGCCGTTTCTCCACGCCCAGGATAATCCCGGTTTATCCCGCTGGCTGCTGGATGATCCCACCACCCTGGAGCCGCCCGTAACCGTGCTCAGTGAGATGCCCCATTGCGGCAACTGTCATACGGTCTCCGGCAACGGCAAGGTCTTTGGCATGGACATCGACCTGCATGGCGACAAGGGGGGCTACGCCCTCACCGACATGGATCGGGATTTGCGGCTCGGCCCGGACCAGTTCATTTCCTGGAGCCGGTACAAGCCGGACCAGCCGCGCCGGAGCATGGGGCTGTTCACCAAGCTGTCCACGGATGGCCGCTTCGCCGTGACCACGGTGAAGGAAAAAAGTTTCTTCATTCCCATCGACCACGTGACCTATTCCCAACTGTTTTTCCCCATCCGCGGGCATCTGGCCTATTATGACCGGCAGACCGGAACCATGGCCGCGCTGCCCGGCGCGGACCGCGAAGATCGCGTCCAGACCAGTCCGGCTCTGAGTCCGGACGGAAAATGGCTCGTGTTCGCGGGGGCGCCCTTGAACCAGGAGTTGTTGGATGCCATCGGCGACCGCAAGTTCCTGCCCGCGAACGGACGCTACATTGATGAACTGAATGATCTGTATCCGTATCAGTTCGATCTCTACCGCATGCCCTTTGACCAGGGCCGGGGCGGGGAGCCGCAACCCCTGGCCGGAGCATCGGCCAATGGCATGAGCAACTATTTCCCCCGGTATTCCCCGGACGGACGCTGGGTCGTGTATTGCCGCGCCCCCACCGGCCTGGTGCAGCAGCCCGACAGTGAATTGTGGATCGTTCCCGCCCAGGGCGGGCAGGCGCGCCGACTGGCCTGCAACACCGAGCCGTTCAACTCCTGGCACAGCTTTACGCCCAACGGCCGTTGGATCGTGTTCAGCGCCAAGCAGGTTTCCGTATTTACCCAGATTTACGCCGCGCATCTGGACGAGCAGGGCCGGGCCTCGCGTCCCGTGCTTTTGGACGCCCTGGCCGAACACGGCGCCGCGTTCATCATCCCCGAAGCCGTTCCCGCGGACATCCCGTTGCGGTCCATCCGCATCGACGTGCCCGCTCCGGATACAACGTCGTAA
- a CDS encoding class I SAM-dependent methyltransferase produces MYVSQTTRFVHNVLTPVLTPGGVAVDATMGNGHDTLFLARTLGPQGRVHAFDVQERALERTRRCLAMHGLADRAALWLAGHETMAERLPADLHGRIRAVTFNCGYLPGTVRHGGRGQDTDQAVITRPETTCRAVRAALDWLAPGGLVSLVLYSGHPGGQEETRAVEQLCSDLDLAAVHALGCAPLNHPAPKTRVIFLEKK; encoded by the coding sequence ATGTACGTCAGTCAGACCACACGTTTTGTCCACAACGTCCTTACCCCGGTGCTCACCCCCGGCGGTGTGGCCGTGGACGCCACCATGGGCAATGGACACGATACCTTGTTCCTGGCGCGTACTTTGGGACCGCAGGGCCGGGTCCACGCTTTTGACGTTCAGGAACGCGCCCTGGAGCGGACCCGTCGCTGCCTTGCAATGCATGGGCTGGCGGATCGGGCCGCCCTTTGGCTGGCCGGACACGAAACCATGGCCGAGCGGCTTCCGGCGGACCTGCATGGCCGGATACGGGCCGTAACCTTTAATTGCGGCTACCTGCCGGGTACCGTGCGCCATGGCGGACGCGGTCAGGACACGGACCAGGCCGTGATCACCCGGCCGGAAACCACCTGCCGTGCCGTGCGTGCGGCCCTGGATTGGCTGGCTCCCGGCGGCCTGGTTTCCCTGGTGCTCTACAGCGGGCATCCCGGCGGCCAGGAAGAAACCCGCGCCGTGGAGCAACTTTGTTCTGATCTGGATCTGGCGGCGGTCCATGCCCTGGGCTGCGCGCCTCTGAACCATCCCGCCCCCAAAACCCGCGTTATCTTTCTAGAAAAAAAGTAA
- a CDS encoding [FeFe] hydrogenase, group A yields the protein MLEIEHVMMNDKSPRNVDPDSFSFVQVDPDKCEACGTCAEVCGTGAIQPVNEDGIHGVVDPVACINCGQCLVNCPFGAIYEEVSFVKDVLAAIEDPDTVVVSMPAPAVRYALGEPFGMPPGTYVGGKMHAALRKLGFDLIWDNEFTADVTIMEEGSELIKRVAHPDPHHPLPQFTSCCPGWVKFVESYYPELIPNLSTCKSPIGMLGPLAKTYGAQQAKVDPAKMYTVSIMPCIAKKYEGLRPELAASGHRDIDATITTRELAYLIKKAGINFAKLPDEKPDPVLGESTGAATIFGTSGGVMEAALRLAYEVLSGKKLANPDIKAVRTEEGIRTASVEVPNFGKVNVAIASGLENAAKLCDEVKAGKSPHHFIEIMTCPGGCVNGGGQPLDPDIRMAANGKRFMAGLKRRFNSNRLA from the coding sequence ATGCTGGAAATCGAACATGTGATGATGAACGACAAATCCCCGCGCAACGTGGATCCGGATTCGTTTTCATTCGTGCAGGTGGATCCCGACAAATGCGAAGCCTGCGGCACCTGTGCCGAGGTCTGCGGAACCGGAGCCATCCAACCCGTCAATGAGGACGGCATCCACGGCGTGGTGGACCCCGTGGCCTGCATCAACTGTGGCCAATGCCTGGTGAACTGCCCGTTCGGGGCCATCTATGAGGAAGTGTCCTTTGTGAAGGACGTGCTGGCCGCCATCGAGGATCCCGACACCGTGGTGGTCTCCATGCCCGCCCCGGCCGTGCGCTACGCCCTGGGGGAACCCTTCGGCATGCCCCCGGGAACGTATGTCGGCGGCAAGATGCACGCGGCCCTGCGCAAGCTCGGCTTCGATCTCATCTGGGATAACGAGTTCACCGCCGACGTGACCATCATGGAGGAAGGCAGCGAGCTGATCAAACGGGTGGCCCACCCGGATCCGCACCATCCTCTGCCGCAGTTCACGTCCTGTTGTCCGGGCTGGGTCAAGTTCGTGGAGTCCTATTATCCCGAACTGATCCCCAACCTGTCCACCTGCAAATCGCCCATCGGCATGCTCGGCCCATTGGCCAAGACCTACGGCGCACAGCAGGCCAAGGTGGATCCGGCCAAGATGTATACCGTGTCCATCATGCCCTGCATTGCGAAAAAGTATGAGGGCTTGCGCCCTGAGCTGGCCGCCAGCGGACACCGCGACATCGACGCCACCATCACAACCCGGGAGCTGGCCTACCTGATCAAAAAGGCGGGCATCAACTTCGCCAAACTGCCCGACGAAAAGCCGGACCCCGTGCTCGGCGAATCCACGGGCGCGGCCACCATCTTCGGCACGAGCGGCGGCGTGATGGAAGCGGCCCTCCGCCTGGCCTACGAGGTGCTCTCCGGCAAAAAACTGGCAAACCCGGACATCAAGGCCGTGCGCACCGAGGAAGGCATCCGCACCGCGTCCGTGGAAGTACCCAACTTCGGCAAGGTCAACGTTGCCATTGCCAGCGGTCTGGAAAACGCGGCCAAACTCTGCGACGAAGTCAAGGCGGGCAAGTCTCCGCACCACTTTATCGAAATCATGACCTGCCCCGGCGGCTGCGTGAACGGCGGCGGGCAGCCCCTGGATCCGGACATCCGCATGGCCGCCAACGGCAAACGGTTCATGGCCGGACTGAAACGCCGCTTCAACAGCAACCGCTTGGCCTAA
- a CDS encoding iron hydrogenase small subunit codes for MDSVLAISRRGFLKTAGMAAAAAMIGGGMLVPAPSRAAALDFVGQRQSSVYEADAKVYKIRKSQDNPMIKKIYGKEGFLSEGPLGHTSHQLLHTYYYDRSAGVKALKAKGVQLKV; via the coding sequence ATGGACAGCGTTTTGGCAATCAGCAGAAGAGGCTTCTTGAAGACCGCCGGTATGGCCGCTGCCGCCGCCATGATCGGTGGCGGTATGCTCGTGCCTGCTCCGTCCCGGGCTGCGGCTCTGGATTTCGTGGGCCAGCGCCAGTCCTCGGTGTACGAGGCCGACGCCAAGGTCTACAAAATCCGCAAATCCCAGGACAACCCCATGATCAAAAAGATCTACGGCAAGGAAGGCTTCCTTTCCGAAGGTCCGCTGGGACACACTTCGCACCAGTTGCTGCATACATACTACTATGATCGCAGCGCGGGAGTGAAGGCTCTGAAGGCCAAGGGCGTTCAGCTCAAGGTCTGA
- a CDS encoding tetratricopeptide repeat protein — MPISSPRAPQKRSTPSMSLVLATPPRPFTHRAGLLLLVLLLAGMTGAGASPAQELPGVLVQQGERYLAMGKYKAALARYAKVLQCCPDTAEAAEAHNDSGVALSRLGREAEAETHYLAALEINRYPLALYNLARLYGRRSHDEQYSTAQRTVARKRAQGLYAEFARWLESDAPKPPSVDYQREALLEDVRRALSAPVDTP, encoded by the coding sequence ATGCCCATATCCTCGCCGCGTGCGCCGCAGAAACGGAGCACGCCGTCCATGTCCCTTGTCCTGGCAACGCCCCCCCGACCGTTTACCCATCGAGCTGGTCTGCTGCTCTTGGTCTTGCTGCTGGCGGGGATGACGGGAGCCGGAGCGTCCCCGGCCCAGGAGTTGCCCGGGGTGCTCGTGCAGCAGGGGGAACGGTATCTGGCCATGGGCAAATACAAAGCCGCTCTGGCACGGTACGCAAAGGTGCTGCAGTGCTGCCCGGATACCGCGGAGGCGGCCGAGGCCCATAACGACAGCGGCGTGGCCCTGTCGCGCCTGGGACGCGAGGCCGAGGCCGAGACGCACTATCTGGCCGCGCTGGAGATCAACCGCTATCCATTGGCCCTGTATAATCTGGCGCGGTTGTACGGCCGCCGGAGCCATGACGAACAGTATTCCACTGCGCAAAGGACGGTTGCCCGCAAGCGGGCGCAGGGGTTGTATGCCGAGTTTGCCCGGTGGCTTGAATCGGACGCGCCCAAGCCGCCCAGCGTGGATTACCAGCGCGAGGCACTATTGGAGGATGTGCGCCGGGCCTTGTCCGCACCAGTGGACACGCCGTAA
- a CDS encoding TM1266 family iron-only hydrogenase system putative regulator, translating into MKPDTTVRRLGVVGIIVADRQNMARKVNEILSDFGSIIVARTGVPHRERQVAVISVIIDATTNELGALTGRLGMLPQVRVKSLML; encoded by the coding sequence GTGAAACCGGATACCACGGTACGACGGCTCGGTGTGGTGGGCATCATCGTTGCGGACCGCCAGAACATGGCCCGCAAGGTGAACGAAATCCTCAGCGATTTCGGTTCGATCATTGTTGCCCGCACCGGTGTTCCCCATCGGGAACGGCAGGTCGCGGTCATCTCCGTGATCATCGACGCCACCACCAATGAGCTGGGTGCCCTGACCGGGCGGCTGGGAATGCTGCCGCAGGTACGGGTCAAGTCGCTGATGCTTTAG
- a CDS encoding TonB-dependent receptor plug domain-containing protein — MRMLGKAVALIPLLSVLLCPVTGAGAAYAAQEEADDVSKEQTLEPVVVTARGYAGAVSATPGGVGVVDRRELEETMPTGVGDALDRVPGVGVSTDSPWGADVVIRGLARDSVVVLIDGCRLNVTTDINGRLGLVNPDDVERVEVLKGPISTLYGTGSTGGVVNIVTRQGDYSETPQLGGEVAAGWASNPQGPDTYANLTYGDENVWFYASGGWREHDDSYSGGGDVIRNSGFTDLQGKIAAALAWNDRHETMVQYQFTEADEVGIPGTGTAALPDNADVTLEQNDRTFAQLRHRYQNPQGTLTESELKISYQLLTRDPRVDNFTGGPMRKVDPYAEHETIALNWRNVLDLGAHRLTAGVDAWNWYMTSKRARYTVAGAVLRDKPTPDTDMFSGGIFVEDDWTLDPDWVLNLGGRLDGVLIENDQTPNVAARTRRNMDWGAHAGLTWAFSPGWTATGLVAASYRTPNILELYKDINIGPGIRELGNAELRSEKSRYAELGLHYAGSRWSASAAAFLNMVDDLVTSELETAGVYRMANAAEARIHGLEGSVQWRFAPGWQAYADAAWTEGRNEDTGEWLRFVAPLSGLVGLRQDLDNGLWWALESRWAAEQHQVPDDALRTDSWAVFDARCGYGFETAGLHNDLTLAVTNLFDERYRNHLATSRGVELHAPGIGMKAEWRLRF; from the coding sequence ATGCGAATGCTCGGAAAAGCCGTCGCGCTGATTCCTTTGCTGAGCGTGTTGCTCTGCCCCGTGACAGGGGCGGGAGCAGCCTACGCCGCACAGGAAGAGGCCGACGATGTTTCGAAGGAACAGACGCTGGAACCGGTGGTGGTCACGGCGCGCGGCTATGCGGGCGCAGTATCGGCCACCCCCGGAGGGGTCGGAGTCGTGGATCGGCGCGAGCTGGAGGAAACCATGCCCACCGGAGTGGGCGACGCCCTGGACCGCGTTCCCGGAGTGGGCGTCTCCACGGACTCCCCCTGGGGAGCGGACGTGGTCATCCGCGGCCTGGCCCGCGACTCGGTGGTGGTGCTCATCGATGGTTGCCGACTGAACGTAACCACGGACATCAACGGCCGCCTCGGTTTGGTCAATCCCGACGACGTGGAGCGTGTGGAAGTGCTCAAGGGGCCGATCAGCACCCTCTACGGCACCGGCTCCACCGGCGGCGTGGTCAACATCGTCACGCGTCAGGGCGACTACTCGGAAACACCGCAACTCGGCGGCGAGGTCGCTGCGGGCTGGGCGTCCAATCCGCAAGGCCCGGATACCTATGCCAACCTGACCTACGGTGACGAAAACGTATGGTTCTATGCCTCGGGCGGCTGGCGGGAACACGACGACTCCTACAGCGGAGGCGGCGACGTGATCCGCAACAGCGGCTTCACGGATCTGCAGGGCAAAATTGCCGCGGCCCTGGCCTGGAACGACCGGCATGAAACCATGGTCCAATACCAGTTCACCGAGGCGGACGAAGTGGGCATCCCCGGCACCGGCACGGCGGCACTGCCCGACAACGCGGACGTGACCCTGGAACAAAATGACCGCACCTTTGCCCAACTGCGGCACAGGTACCAAAATCCCCAAGGCACCCTGACCGAATCCGAGTTGAAGATCTCCTACCAACTACTCACCCGCGACCCGCGCGTGGACAACTTCACCGGCGGTCCCATGCGCAAGGTTGATCCCTACGCCGAGCACGAAACCATTGCCCTGAACTGGCGCAATGTGCTGGATCTCGGAGCGCATCGGCTAACGGCGGGCGTGGACGCCTGGAACTGGTACATGACCTCCAAGCGGGCCAGATACACCGTGGCCGGTGCCGTGCTGCGCGACAAACCCACCCCGGATACGGACATGTTCTCGGGCGGAATCTTCGTGGAGGACGACTGGACCCTGGATCCCGACTGGGTGCTCAACCTGGGCGGCAGGCTGGACGGCGTCCTCATTGAAAACGACCAGACGCCCAATGTGGCGGCACGCACCAGAAGAAACATGGACTGGGGCGCGCACGCCGGGTTGACCTGGGCCTTTTCCCCGGGCTGGACCGCCACCGGACTGGTGGCCGCCAGCTACCGCACGCCGAACATCCTTGAACTCTATAAGGACATCAACATCGGACCGGGCATCCGTGAACTCGGCAACGCGGAGCTGCGCTCGGAAAAATCCCGGTACGCGGAATTGGGGCTGCACTACGCCGGCTCCCGGTGGAGCGCTTCCGCGGCCGCGTTCCTCAACATGGTGGACGACCTGGTCACCAGTGAACTGGAGACCGCCGGCGTCTACCGCATGGCCAACGCGGCCGAGGCGCGCATCCATGGGCTGGAAGGCTCGGTGCAATGGCGCTTTGCCCCGGGCTGGCAGGCCTATGCGGACGCTGCCTGGACCGAAGGACGCAACGAAGATACCGGAGAATGGCTGCGGTTCGTGGCGCCGCTCAGCGGACTGGTGGGCCTGCGCCAGGATCTGGACAACGGACTCTGGTGGGCCTTGGAATCCCGCTGGGCCGCAGAACAGCACCAGGTGCCGGACGATGCCCTGCGCACCGACTCCTGGGCCGTTTTCGACGCCCGCTGCGGATACGGCTTTGAGACCGCCGGACTGCACAACGATTTGACCCTGGCCGTGACCAACCTGTTCGACGAACGCTACCGCAACCATCTGGCCACTTCGCGGGGCGTGGAACTGCACGCTCCCGGCATCGGCATGAAGGCCGAATGGCGGCTGCGTTTCTGA
- a CDS encoding ribonucleoside triphosphate reductase — MPVQILKRDGCIETWSTRRIADAIFKALKNSGIKDPLLADRLARKVEKKLDGVDVPEQEQVQDMVQQVLMEARLYKVAERYIIYREKRRELRSQDQAFLDISAVTEGYLDNVDWRVNENSNMVHSFQGLILHMAGAVQARYVLEKYPEEVRMAHNHGYFHIHDLSFGLAGYCSGWSLRDLLLEGFNLRDRCSSTPAKHFDAACGQMVNFLGTLQNEWAGAQAFNNVDTYLAPFVRYDGLDYATVKQQVQKLLHNLNATSRWGGQSPFTNFTFDFVPPSHIANEPIIIGGEYQDSTYGEYAEEMAMINRAFLEVMLEGDADGRIFSFPIPTYNVTKDFPWDSEEGKLLLQMTAKYGAPYFQNFINSDLNPEDVRSMCCRLQMDLREIRKKTGGLFGAGDLTGSIGVVTLNLPKLAYLAHNEDDFLDLVTEYAELARDSLEYKRKFVQQNLEAGMFPFSRRYLKNGFSGHFSTIGLIGGHEACMNLLEKGIDTEAGSRLMQRVLNHLRELVVRFQEETGNLYNLEATPGEGTCYRLAKIDKELYNDIHTSGEEVPYYTNSTLLPVGVTSDVFFALEHQDKLQTLYNGGTVFHTFLGEAAPDEESVKNFLIKSMSLTKIPYLSVTPTFSVCKDHGYIYGEHFACPTCGEETEVYTRVVGYYRPVSRWNKGKQEEYRERVEYGMNSFCTTC; from the coding sequence ATGCCGGTACAAATTCTCAAACGTGACGGTTGCATTGAGACCTGGTCCACCAGGCGCATTGCCGACGCCATCTTCAAAGCGCTCAAAAACAGCGGTATCAAGGATCCGCTCCTGGCGGACCGGCTGGCCCGCAAGGTGGAAAAAAAACTCGACGGCGTGGATGTGCCCGAACAAGAGCAGGTGCAGGACATGGTCCAGCAGGTGCTCATGGAGGCGCGCCTCTACAAAGTGGCGGAACGCTACATCATCTACCGTGAGAAACGCCGCGAACTGCGCAGCCAGGACCAGGCCTTTCTGGACATTTCCGCCGTCACCGAAGGCTACCTCGACAACGTGGACTGGCGCGTGAACGAAAACTCCAACATGGTGCACTCGTTCCAGGGGCTGATCCTGCACATGGCCGGTGCGGTGCAGGCCCGTTACGTGCTGGAAAAATATCCCGAGGAAGTACGCATGGCCCACAACCACGGCTACTTCCACATTCACGACCTGTCCTTTGGCCTGGCCGGATACTGCTCGGGCTGGAGCCTGCGCGACCTGCTCCTGGAAGGATTCAACCTCCGGGACCGTTGTTCCTCCACCCCGGCCAAGCATTTTGACGCGGCCTGCGGCCAGATGGTCAATTTCCTGGGGACGCTGCAAAACGAATGGGCCGGCGCCCAGGCCTTCAACAACGTGGACACCTATCTCGCGCCCTTTGTCCGCTACGACGGCCTGGATTACGCCACCGTGAAGCAGCAGGTGCAAAAGCTGCTGCACAATCTCAACGCCACGTCCCGCTGGGGCGGACAAAGCCCGTTCACCAACTTTACCTTCGACTTTGTGCCCCCTTCGCACATCGCCAACGAACCCATCATCATCGGCGGGGAATACCAGGATTCCACCTACGGCGAATATGCCGAGGAAATGGCCATGATCAACCGGGCCTTCCTGGAGGTCATGCTTGAGGGCGACGCGGACGGACGCATCTTCTCCTTCCCCATCCCCACGTACAACGTGACCAAGGACTTCCCCTGGGATTCCGAGGAAGGCAAACTCCTGCTGCAAATGACCGCCAAATACGGTGCGCCCTACTTCCAGAACTTCATCAACTCGGACCTGAACCCCGAGGATGTGCGTTCCATGTGCTGCCGTCTCCAGATGGACCTGCGGGAAATCCGCAAGAAAACCGGCGGACTGTTCGGCGCGGGCGACCTCACCGGCTCCATCGGCGTGGTCACTTTGAACCTGCCCAAGCTGGCCTACCTGGCCCACAATGAGGACGATTTCCTGGATCTGGTCACGGAATACGCGGAACTGGCCAGGGACTCCCTGGAATACAAGCGCAAGTTCGTGCAGCAAAACCTGGAAGCGGGCATGTTCCCGTTCTCGCGCCGCTACCTCAAAAACGGCTTCAGCGGACACTTCTCCACCATCGGACTCATCGGCGGACACGAGGCCTGCATGAACCTGCTGGAAAAAGGCATCGACACCGAGGCCGGATCCCGGCTCATGCAGCGCGTGCTCAACCATCTGCGCGAACTGGTGGTGCGCTTTCAGGAGGAGACCGGCAACCTCTACAACCTGGAAGCCACGCCCGGCGAAGGCACCTGCTACCGCCTGGCCAAGATCGACAAGGAACTCTACAACGATATCCACACCTCGGGCGAGGAAGTGCCGTACTACACCAACTCCACCCTGCTGCCCGTGGGCGTGACCTCGGACGTGTTCTTTGCCCTGGAACACCAGGACAAGCTCCAGACCCTCTACAATGGGGGAACCGTGTTCCACACCTTCCTGGGTGAGGCCGCCCCGGACGAGGAGAGCGTCAAAAACTTCCTGATCAAGTCCATGAGCCTGACCAAAATCCCGTACCTGTCCGTGACCCCCACCTTCTCGGTGTGCAAAGACCACGGTTACATCTACGGCGAGCACTTCGCCTGCCCCACCTGCGGGGAGGAAACCGAGGTCTATACCCGCGTGGTGGGCTACTACCGCCCGGTTTCCCGCTGGAACAAGGGCAAGCAGGAGGAGTACCGCGAACGCGTGGAATACGGCATGAACTCCTTTTGCACCACCTGCTGA
- a CDS encoding SRPBCC family protein — MVHRIHRIHRIQTLPVTPDKAWDFFSDPCNLARITPPWMDFRIVSGCADHTYPGQIIEYRVRPFPLVRLGWLTEITQARSPVFFVDEQRRGPYAFWHHQHHFAAVENGAAVRMTDLVHWALPWYALPVRALVRRRLRIIFDYRQHALERLLGRAEQGEDACRA; from the coding sequence ATGGTCCATCGCATCCATCGCATCCATCGCATCCAAACCCTGCCCGTGACACCGGACAAGGCCTGGGACTTTTTTTCCGACCCGTGCAACCTGGCGCGCATCACCCCGCCCTGGATGGATTTCCGCATTGTTTCCGGCTGTGCGGACCACACCTATCCCGGCCAGATCATCGAATACCGGGTCCGGCCCTTCCCCCTGGTACGGCTGGGCTGGCTCACGGAGATCACCCAGGCCCGGTCCCCGGTGTTCTTTGTGGACGAACAACGGCGCGGTCCCTATGCCTTTTGGCACCACCAGCATCACTTTGCAGCCGTAGAAAACGGTGCCGCCGTGCGCATGACCGACCTGGTGCACTGGGCCTTGCCCTGGTACGCCCTGCCGGTCCGCGCCCTGGTGCGCCGACGGTTGCGGATCATTTTCGACTACCGGCAACACGCGCTGGAACGGCTTCTGGGCCGTGCCGAACAAGGGGAAGACGCATGCCGGGCGTAA
- a CDS encoding RluA family pseudouridine synthase yields the protein MPGVTTVRVTRAEEGQKLVAFLRRRVGRDLPQSALLRWIRTGQVRVDGGRKKPFDRLRRDQMVRIPPHDPPQTSPAKGDTAPVPGAPELSIVHEDRDLLVLHKPAGLPAHGGTGHTDSVAARLAVRHADAPFTPTLAHRLDRDTSGLLLAAKSYAMLQQLQSAIQDGALEKTYLAWTWGDWPMQEETTLRDQMEKAGPQGRERMQTGQGKTALARVRPVRRMDPGRGQISATLLAVTLLTGRTHQIRVQLASRGHALVGDRKYGPQHPATPRNTGLLLHACRLRLQDRQWLLPPDWSAPWNISERILHML from the coding sequence ATGCCGGGCGTAACCACCGTGCGTGTGACCCGCGCCGAGGAAGGACAGAAGCTGGTGGCTTTTTTGCGCCGCCGCGTGGGGCGCGACCTGCCCCAATCCGCATTGCTGCGCTGGATCCGCACCGGCCAGGTCCGGGTGGACGGCGGACGGAAAAAACCCTTTGACCGACTGCGTCGGGACCAGATGGTGCGCATTCCGCCGCACGACCCGCCCCAAACGTCCCCGGCCAAGGGGGACACAGCGCCCGTACCGGGCGCGCCCGAACTGAGCATCGTCCATGAGGACCGCGACCTGCTGGTCCTGCACAAACCCGCAGGATTGCCCGCCCACGGCGGCACAGGACACACGGATTCCGTGGCCGCACGTCTGGCCGTACGCCATGCGGACGCCCCGTTTACGCCCACGCTGGCCCACCGGCTGGACCGCGACACCTCGGGCCTGCTCCTGGCCGCCAAAAGCTACGCCATGCTCCAACAGCTTCAATCCGCCATACAGGACGGCGCGCTGGAAAAAACGTACCTTGCCTGGACCTGGGGAGACTGGCCCATGCAAGAGGAGACCACGCTTCGCGATCAGATGGAAAAAGCCGGTCCCCAGGGACGGGAGCGCATGCAAACCGGCCAGGGCAAGACCGCGCTGGCCAGGGTGCGCCCCGTACGACGCATGGATCCGGGCCGGGGTCAAATTTCCGCCACCCTTCTGGCCGTGACCCTGCTCACAGGCCGTACGCATCAAATCCGGGTTCAGCTGGCCAGCCGGGGGCATGCGCTGGTGGGGGACCGCAAATACGGTCCGCAACACCCGGCAACCCCGCGAAACACCGGGCTGTTGCTCCACGCCTGCCGTCTGCGCCTACAGGACAGGCAGTGGCTGCTGCCCCCGGACTGGTCCGCTCCATGGAACATTTCGGAACGCATCCTGCATATGCTTTAA
- a CDS encoding BON domain-containing protein, protein MLRLPLPCLLLLLLLVSGCVTAEGERHYSADPRPQPVLARDRALATEILGRFADEELVGLGQLKAHVYNGHVYLVGEYESEEQRRAALDIVTAVAGSGKVTMRTLPLKRGGQCSDSRNNALARDVTAKLIADSKVHGYTVEVRAMQCREIVLLGLLSDEEEIARATSLAARVPGVQQVDSLLNVFAPQP, encoded by the coding sequence ATGCTCCGTCTTCCCCTGCCGTGCCTTCTGCTCCTGCTCCTGCTCGTTTCCGGCTGCGTCACCGCCGAAGGGGAACGTCACTATTCCGCGGACCCGCGCCCTCAGCCCGTATTGGCCCGGGATCGCGCCCTGGCCACGGAAATACTGGGCCGGTTCGCGGACGAGGAGTTGGTGGGCCTGGGCCAGCTCAAGGCCCATGTCTACAATGGACACGTCTACCTTGTGGGGGAATATGAATCCGAGGAACAGCGGCGTGCGGCTCTGGATATCGTCACGGCCGTGGCCGGATCCGGCAAGGTGACCATGCGTACCCTGCCCCTGAAGCGCGGCGGACAATGCAGCGACAGCCGCAACAATGCCCTGGCCCGGGATGTGACCGCAAAGCTCATTGCCGATTCCAAGGTACATGGGTATACAGTGGAGGTGCGCGCCATGCAGTGCCGCGAAATCGTGCTGCTCGGACTGCTTTCCGACGAAGAGGAGATAGCCCGGGCAACGTCCCTGGCGGCGCGGGTACCCGGCGTGCAACAGGTGGATTCCCTGCTCAACGTCTTTGCACCACAACCCTAG